gaaagttttaatatttaactcatcaatcttctgattttttaaagaaacatctaTGTGGAAATATAACAACTGCTTAAGATTTATTCAGGACTTACAGTGAGCCAGGCTCTCTATGTCATTTAACTACAACTATCATATGAGGAAAACAGCATAATTCTCCCCAAATGTCAGATGAGAAAGAGGGACCAATTAACtatccaaaatcacacagctcataagtgaTATTGTCAGGAGTCTGATTTTAGATCCCTGCCGCTTAACCTCTATGCTATGTGATCTCCTACTCCaatggcatttatcccagagctTCCCATGCACATGCCACTGTTCTAATAAACTCACATGTAATTGTCATTTAATCCTCTACACAACCCAAGTAAGTATAAATATTCTCCACTTAAAAATGATCTCCCACAACAATGAATCTGTGATTAAGAAGACTTACCTTCAAATGTGAAGTTAGGGAACGTATTCATGTCTGCTTTACCATACATTTGCTTAAGCTTAAAAAGCTCCCTGTCTAGTTCTTGCTGATACTCTGGGCCAACATCAACAGGTCCTCCAGATGTCCTGTTGTGTAAACGACcaagtaaaaacaaattttaagcattagtttacaaaaacaaaataagtttcATAGATCTTCTCAATGTAGGGAAAAGCAGACTTTTCTGAAAGATAACAAGCATTTCCACTTGAATTTCAGCTCAAACTATTTTACCTATTAAGAGGTTTCACATAAATGAAGCAACTTCAAACAAACCTCTAACATTCAAGGTCTGTCAGTATCAAGGATACTTATTAAAAGTCAGAACCTCTCAAGGTCTAAGCAGCAATAAGGTATAATGGCCAAGTCTGCGGGGTCTGGGGTGAATGACTGCTTCCGTTTCAGTGTCAGCTCTACGATCTAGTAACTGTGTGAACTAGAGCAAACCGTGTGAACTAAACTCGACATCTACAACTCGAAGTCTTACCTGATGGTGGcattgagagaaagagagattgtgTACACGTACCActcagcatagtgcctggcacacagtgagcacTCAGTTATCTACTATCACTATGATTTAAATCAACCACCACTGGACGGCATTCAAAAACTTTAAGTCTCTATAACAGGGGGGCCTAACAAAGAAGCAAATTACTTCCTACCCCAAGAGgtttttttaggagaaaaaaataacatgtttataAACAATTATGCTGTAAGGGAGACACGGTTTAACAAAAAGCTACTTGAATTGAGGGATCACTTTTGCTAAGCTAAACAgggaaatttcattttaaaaaggtgGCATTTGTGTGTGACAAACCATGCATCTGGGTCAGATTTTAATTTGAGACATTCTAAGACTGAAAAAGCAAGGATGAGGCGGTGGTAAAGCACTGGCTGTACGTGGGGAACACTAAACAGCCTAGATGGAAAAGCCAGCAGGACCCAGATCACAGGAGGCCGAGAATGTTAAGCCTGGGagtttgtattttgtttgctaagcaataaaatgacaaaattagagCTGTGTTTTGGAAAGATAAATATAGCATCATGGACCAGCAGTGGGCCAATTAGATCTAATTATTTGCACAAATTCTGTTTGTCATAATGTTACTGCCCACTTATCaatgaacaatataataaataaatttataagtgaAAATTCTATCAAGGCTAATATTTTCACCCATGCCTATGATAAAAGCATAGGATCTTATTTATGCTACAGAATTTCCACAAAAAATACTGAGCCAGCTCTAATTTAAGAACTTGTTAATGATGTTTCTTGTTATGGACCCAATTTTCTTCTACATCAGCATGTGCAATAGAACCTTCTGTGATAATAGAAATGCTCTATATATGTGCTGTCTaatatggtaaccactagccatATCTGGTATTGAGCAATAGAAATGTGGCTAAggcaactgaagaactgaatttttatttacacTTCATTAGAATTTGAATAGTCACATGTAATTAATAGCTACAGAGATATACAGTTCAGTTCTAGATAGGGCCTTCAACCAGATACTTTGATGACTATTGTCCAGCTCTGGGATCCACAAGCTTTTAGAAACATTCACTCTTCCAAGCCGCCTTCCAAAATGCACCAGCTAGAAAGGAGCATTTCTTCCTATGAGTTCTCCAAACACTGAATGTGACACTATCTTAGCATCTAACCTATTTAAACTTATATTGTATTTACTTGCTTAGAAACTTTCTACCCCATCAGACTTGAAGAATATTGTGGAAATGCAAAGTGGCTTCTTTCTTTGTAGCCCACCACTGTTAATAGTCCAGTGCTTTGCACATGGCAgacaaccaaataaaacaaaactctgaaTTGATCTGTATCACTTTTCCAAAGATTTGGGCGTTGAACCTGGTGCTGACTAAGGTCatcattcatctccagaactgtgTGGTTCTATTATTATGTTGCTCCTGGACTTGCTTTATGCCATGCAGCAGGAGTTTTTTGATATTcccagaaatatataaatatggaagtagcattaaagaaaaaatgctgTGTCTATACATTTCCCCCAAATCATGATGTCACAGAAAGGGCACTGAATTGAGAGTTAGAATATTTTGATTATGTTTTCCCCACAATTAGATTTATGACCTTAGCCTAATCAATGTCTAAGGGGCTTAGTTTTCTCAAATATGGTTCCTAAATGATTTCCAAGATCCCATGTACTTGTATGAATTGATTCTAGtttataaaaaattacattatagTAGGGATATATCTAAAATGGCACTAGATTTAATGGGATTCTCCCTTGGAACCCATATAAGGAAGATAAAAtttgggagttaaaaaaaaaaaatcaagattctcATCTTCTTTTTTGGAGCAGGTAATGAAACTTTATGAAAGAGATCAGCTCAGTGAAGGTCTTAGACACTTTCAAACGCCAAGTAATTTTTTATTACCATCTCTAAACTTACATACTTTGAATATTCACACTTACACCACGGTTGATTATCTACCCACTTACTGTCGCTTAGTTCTATATTCTCTAATCTTGTCCACGAAGAGTTTCTGTACAGGATCAAGTTCCTTATTAAATGCCACTGCTGTAAAACCAATGTTCCTCCTCAAAGAGACCGAGACTGCAGACTGAATGACAGAGGTCAACCTGAAGAGCCTCTGAAGAATCATGGCGATTCCGTTACTGGAAACAAGCACCAGAATGTGAAGAtactttaaaatagatataactGTAAAACACCTGTTAATATGTTATAGTGGGCATCTAATTCTACTAATTGCTACAAAACTTAAATCATACCAGAACTCAGTAAACACTAAGACCAtagctcccttcccctctctacCCGCCACTGCAAGTTTTTTGCTTCTTAACCAAAAGGCCCGGGACCTAGCAGTAGTTAGGAACCACTCAGGCCTGCGTGCGGCTTCACTAgggtcagacacagaaagaaagctCAGAATCTGGGATGGGATGCTTTCTTCTCCATGAATTTATTAGTCTTGGCTGCCCACCCTCAgcagaaaaagaataatactgATCCCCAAATTAACGTACCAGGTTTCCCTGACTCCCTCAAAAGGCAAAAAGGGAGCTGTGCAGGGAGACTGGAGACAGttgcctgagcctcagtttctacttCCCGGGCCCACAGGGAAAGAAACTGCTCTGCTTGTTACAACTGCAGGATTCGTGACATTCAAGGACACTGTAAAAACCAAATCTAAGTCCAAAAGAACCAGCAAGGAAAACAGCAACTAGTCCAAAGGAGCCCACCAACAAGAGAGGAAAAATCAAGCAGTACAATCTAATCAGTGAAATACAATTTGTGAAGGAGAAGAAagtctgaacttttaaaataaggactTAAAGACTTCTAAGTCCTTAGACTTCCTGAAGCTAAAATACATGGTTATCTAACTAAAAAAATTACAGTATATAAATTAGAGGATGATCTCAGTTGAGACCTCATTTAGTGTCCTGAAAAGatcaaatgcaaagaaaaaaaattgtatgcaaacagaaattccaaaagaaaagaaataaagaaggagaccataaataattagaaaaaactGCCCAAGATGAAGAAAGACTGATTAAACTGAAAGGGCTTACCAAACCCTTCTGGAATGATGATAAAGATTCACACCTCAATACAGCCTGGTAAAATTTCTGAACCTTAAAGTGAAAACCCAACATGCTAACATGATTCCCATGCCCCCCCAAATTACctaataacaacagtaacaataaGCATCATCTCACTGACACTGGACTACTATTAAATTATAATACTactgctcaaagtgtggtctggggaCCAGCGGTAGTATTGTCTTACTGGTCTATAGTAATACCAAAATTGGCAAtaagcatttagaaacttttaCAGCAAATTGACAGAGTAATTCATATCTATTGAATTTAATAATACAAAAAAGAGTTCATATTTTGTGTGTCTTCACTGTTTTGTCTTTCATCTACTAATTTTTCCAGTAATTCATTTttactgtattcttcaaaaatatccaCAAGGGTTGAGGGGAAAATGGCCCTTTACTAATGAGAGTTGGAAAGCACTAAGCTAGACGAGTGGAGTAGCACAGCAGTTCTCAAATACAGGTGGCGGTATCCCCCGGGAGATATCTGGCaatatctgaagacatttttggatgTCTTGATAGCGGCGAGTGTTACTGGCCTCTAGTGGATAAAAACCAGGATGCTACCAAACATcctataacaacaacaataataacaatagcctGCCCACAACAAAGAAATATCTGGTcgaaaatgtcaatagtgctaagGTTGAGAAGCCCTGAAATTGCACATAAAAACCACCAAAAGAAATCCTACAGCCAACCAAACATCCTTCACCTGCCAGCATGAaagaaaactatttgaaaaaattaaagatttcatCATACATCACTCTTATACCTCATCAGaggaaaaaagggggagggggggagactCCAAGCAAACAACAAATGCCCTTAAGGTGCCACTTAATAGCATTCTCATTTTACACAcacagaaactgaggcttagcggTAAGTACCTGATCCCAGGTTAGGTTACACAGTAAAATTTAACAGGGCACAAACATATTTTTCAAGCTGTGCAATTCAGTGTATATTTTCCCTTTTGCCAACGTAAAGACACACAACACTCTGCAATGTGGTCACCTAACACTTGTTCAGCCCTAGGTATTTTGCAAAGTACTCCTAGACATATTCTCTCCTTGTACCCTTATGCCAAAActgtgaagaaacagaggaaggtGTTCTTATCCCtcctttacagataagaaaatgtttaagaaaaatgattaaattattcATATTCCCACAGTTAATTTGCTCTAAGTCTAACATTGCAAAGATCATGTTACTCCTACTGCAACATGGGTAAaacccattttcattttttctatttctatcatcTAATTACGAATGATCCCCAAATCACACCCCTAATTTTGGTCTTTTTCCTGAACTCCAAACCTATACATTCGACAGCTCTCATCCTTTCCTAAGTCCTACCGGGCCCTCAAATTCAACCTACctaaaaaatgaacacataatCTCACTATCCAAACTTgctccttttcctttattccgtttcaattttttccccactgattaAATATCTAGTGAGAAAGATACATGTTATTACACAAATAGGTATAAAATACCAACTATGATTAAGTTCTCTATTCGAGTACTATGAGGGGCCACGCCAGCCTATGAGAGGGATTTGACACACTCAGAAAGACTGGGGAAGGCAACAGCAAGAAAAGGGTACAGCTAAGAGGCGGCCTCGTGCTGAGAGGGAGCACGGTTCTCCCGTTTACAGGGATGATTGACCAGCCTTTCGCTGCATATTCGGTGCATGTTCATTGCTGAAGTCAATCCACAACTCGCCTTAGCCGgctctctttttccctcctggAATCCGTGATGTAAAACAAAGCTGCTTAACCAAGTTTTAGCACCACCAACGTTTTTAGGTGGGTTGCAAACTTTTAAGATTACTATTACCCTTTCCCCTCTTACGTTCTACTTTTAAATGCTGTAGTTCAGAACAATCGCCCGCGCGCTAGGGCTGAGCAGGCCTGGCTGCAGACCGGCCCCGCGAGCATGACCTTGGCTGCCCCAGCCGGGCGGCGGGTCCATGAAGCGCCGGCCCCCCTGCCTCCCACGCCACCCAGAGCATCAGGCTGGCCCTGAGAGCGGTATTATCAGGGCTACCTACTGAGTCTCCCGCAAACTTCAAGGCCTAAAGGCGCCGAGGTCAGCAATGACTCCGGGCCAGGCCGTGAAGGTGTCCGGGATACAGGCTGCTCTCTCTTCAAGAAGGGGAGAGGTGATAGGCATCCCAGACCTCGTGAAGAAATCCAAGTGAGTCCACTTACCCTCCCAGTCACCTTGCACTCGGTCCCGAGCTACCagaggagccgccgccgccgccgccgccaccgttTTACTTCCGGCCCTGgctccgccccacccccgcctACCCGCCATCGCAATGCATTATGGGCCGCCGTTTCAGTCGGTCGACACTCACCGGACAGGAAGCGTCTCGGAGACAGTCTTGCACTCGGTCCCGAGCTACcagagccgccgccgccgccgccgccgccgccgccgccaccgttTTACTTCCGGCCCTGgctccgccccacccccgcctACCCGCCATCGCAATGCATTATGGGCCGCCGTTTCAGTCGGTCGACACTCACCGGACAGGAAGCGTCTCGGAGACAGTCGGCGACCGGACGGCTCTAGGTGAGACAGAAGCCAAAcaggaggaggaagtggagggtAAGTGCTTCCGGGTCCCCTGGCGACGCCTCCGCCATCTTTCCTTCTCCCAAGTTGACCtgctctctttttccctctcggAACCCGTGTTATGTACGCATGCGCACTTGGACTGGCCTTTCCCCTAGTTCAATCCCCACCGCCCCGAGTCAGCGTCCTTTTCCTTGGGGTGGTTGAGGTGTACGACTGTGCAGGCAAAGTGACAGAGTGTAAAACAAAGCGGATTGGGGCGTTGGGCTCCCTTGTGCCTCGTGAGCCTCCGTTGCCTCGGGCGTTCGTTTCGCGCAACCTGCTGGGAGTTGTAGTCCTGGACCCGGGGGTGCCTGGGAGGCGGGAGGGGGGGTTGGAGTTTCTCTGCGCCGTTTTCGCGGGAAGGGcccacgggcctctcacttcgAGTCGCTGGAGCTGCGGGTCTTACCGGGAGAGACGCTGCACGTGGAGCCCACGCCGCTGCGGTTTTCAGCCGGCTCTGGACTGCGGGCGGGGGCGACGGGGCCGAATCCGGAGCTGGTGAGTGCGGccgctggggaggaggggagcgcGGGTCCGCGCGGGCCGGCTTCGTTCCGGGGCCTTCTCCCCCACAGCGGCCCCCCCGCGGCCGCCTCTGTGTTTTGTTTCCGCTGGTCCCCGGCGCTGTGACTCCCATTTCCGTTCGTGGAGACTTGAGGGAGccgggtggggaggggcgggggaggctgtgcggggagcggaggggaggggcggggggcgcggggctCTCCTAAGCTGCGCGCTCTCGGGGCCCCGGTCGTTCGTGTCACCCTTCGCCGCCCCCTTCCCTCACTGTCCCCTGCTCGACTGTCCGCCGTGGTCCGCATTCGCCGCGGTCGGGATCTGATCCTGACGCCCCGGGGATTTCAGAGGAACATGCAAAACGAGACTCCTTGCCAACTCAGCGATTCGCTTTCACTTTGTATCCAGTTGTCTTTCTAGAATTCTTACAGTTGCATCAAAGCCATCTATTAATGTATATGGTGTCCGTTGGGTTTCTTTTAAAAACGAGGAAGTGTGAGGCAAGGGGAGAGTGATGGGTTAATGTAGCTTGTCggcttttttagttttttgtggacTGGAAGATACGCCCGCGCGTTTGTATTTAGGAACCCTAGTTTGATTAGGTTAACGGCAGAGAGGACAACGCCTAATGTTGCACTGCAAGATGACGAGTAGTGATTTAGAAATACACGCAGTAGGTCTGAGTCGTGAGAGGAGCAAAGTTTTAGAAAGGTCCACTTAAGCAAAGTGAAGAACTGGACAGAGATAACGTTCTTAGGTACTTTGTTGTcttaaatatcaaaagaaactGGTCAACTCGTTCGGAACTACTTTAAGGGAataataatctctctctcttagGGTTTGAtccaaacttatttatttttaaacatattctgACACTAGGTGGACTTAAGCAGTTTTTACGTGGATTGCGTCTACAGGACCAATGCCATGAGGGGTGTATAGTCTTGAAGTAAGAAAATAATGAGCTAGATGTTTCGTTGAGGCAAGTCATGAGAGCATGTGGAGGCTGAATACTAAATTAAAACTGTTGACTTTAGTCTTCCTCCAGCTTTTATTTATGAAACTTAAAGTTTacaggaaaattgaaaaaattatacAGTGAAATTATACAAGGAACACCTTCATCCCCAGGGTCACCAAGTGTTAACCTTTCTccactcttgctttctttctccatGTGTATACATACAGATGTATGTGTGTTACTTTTTCTCAGCTATTGACtttatctttgaaaaacaaaaatgtcttttaatttaCTCAGGATATTTAACAGTATTTTTTAGCTTGAGAAAATGTGCAGTTATCTGGCAGGTACTCCCAGATTGCGCTTGTATTTAtgtatcctttatttatttattgtccttTACTGGGAAAAGTTGGCCTAAACTCTGTGAGCTAATAATGTGTTCCAGTGAAGAATAATCCTCAAATTTATCTGTGGCTCTAAAAGAGAATGATAAACATAACTGTATTTTATAGAATAGTAGCCTTTCCTGGAATTGTTAGTTAAATacaaatttagtttttattcattttgtgaaGTGTTCTGAACCCAGGTTAGATTTAATCTAGGAGAAACCAGGATGTCAAGGGGCACCTTTTCCTAGGGGGAAAGGCCCCAAGTAAtgctcttctccattttcttacaTATTGATATAGAATCCTGGGGAATTGTTTCCAGAAAAAGAGCTAAGACCCACTCAAGCAGTGATATCAAAGATTTGGACAGTTTCCCAAATCTCTCCATTGCTTCTTTAGCTTAAATTTAGAGAATTGAGAAATAGGAAGATCAGTTCAGGGACTGTAAGTAGCATGATTTTCTCCAGAAGTAtattggattcattttttttttctttatttggcacCTTCTAGAGACTGATCTATGACTTTTTTGGAAGATCACAGGGTAAATTTCTTAACAGTCCTCTGTCTTAGTGCTTATACTAAGAGGTACCAAAGGTGTCCCTGCTGATAAGCCCTCAGGGCCATTTCTCAGCCTCTGGTTGTTAGCAGAAAACTGGGTTCATCTCTTGGTGGGTGGCAAgacaaaagacacaaccaagccaaagatcagAAGAAAGGATCTACTACTTGCAGCAAGGAGAATACCAGGATCTTCCCAAAGGGGTGTCCTGAACAGCAAAATTGAAGACCTTTTAAGCTGAGGGTActtgcatattcatgaagggtcTTGGGTGGTGCATGcctattcatgaaggggcttcaGCAGGacaattcagcatagaattggggcagaGGTTGACAGCATCCatgctttagttgattgaagtcacaaGGGTCAGAAAAGGTAAGCATTATCATCCCTTAGGTTAcagttgatctggtggttgagcGCTAGAGGGGGgtttaaattctgaaaaacagCTTAAGAAagtgcttcaggctaatctttaccatggaaacagaactgggagtctttataactgatttattatctttgctattgttactccTTAAGAGCattattactgagacctgttcaagggtaagcattgtggccaggcttagatcccCAAATGGCTTAGGctaaaaatggcttctcttatgtcaagaaagccatgcctggtccTTCTTCTCTGGGTACTGCCTACCCTATCTGGTTACAGTTACTTCTTCTTAGGCTTTCTGTTTTTCCAAAGTTCCTAGAAAATTCACttgttttctaatctttttttaaaagttggttatGGCGATGGGAGTGGATGTCCTTGTAGGCCctgaaaatataacataaatgATCCTTTTAAGTGCTGTACTGCTATAAACCTTAttctgtttcttacttttttctgtACAGTTTTTACGATTtttgcgtgtatgtgtgtgtacattatCTCCTTGTTTCTAACGGCTACTATAGTTCCATAGTGTGTgcttctttcacattttcttgtATCCGCAGTACTCTCTTACCCTGGATACTAGTATTGGCTTCAGCTTTCAGCTATCTCCAGCAAAGCTGCCCTTAACATCCTATTATCAATCATTGTGAGAATGTCTCTGGAATGCTTATCTAAGGGcaagattgctgggtcataggtatAAGCACTTTATTTGAGCAAGTGCTGCtagatttttctccaaaatagTCCTGTCTATACTCTATCAATAGTCCTGTCTATATTCTATGCCCCTATGTCCTTGCTAACTCTTTTCAGTATTCAACATTCTAATCTTTGCCATATATGCACAGTATAAAGTGAATAATTTGAATGTGAGCATTTCTTCATGTCTGTAGCcattttggtttctctttatGTGAGTTTCCTTTTTCTATGCTTTACTGACTTTTCTAATTTGTCCTGACTTTTGGGGGGGTGTTATCAACTTGCAGGAGTTCACTGTGTATTCCAATTATTAGTCCCTTGTCATGTATGGATAttggaaatatctttttctactcTGTAGCCTGTCAGTTAAACATAActcttaatttttatgtaaggAAATctatcagttttttttcttaggGTTTatgtttttggaattttatttaagaaataaatcctTGTCTATCATTAGACCACAAAAAAATTCCCACCATTTTCTTCTAATAGCTTCAtagttttacctttcacattGAAGCCTTTTAGGCTTCTGGAGTCAGTTATACAGTGTGTAATAGTTGTTATAACATTCACTTACACAACACATTTTAATAGAGTGCCTACAAAGGGAGAGGCACTGTTCAAAGTTCTTTGTATACATCTGTGAACAAATACCCCTTCCCAGGTGAGCTTGTGTTGTCCTACAAGGATAGTCCCTATTGGATCACCACCTCCTGTTTTGCTCTAGTGCTCAGGATGAGCacatattttacacatagtatctATTAAGAAATAGGCtttgtggggaaagggaagactTACTAGGCCAGGgtcagcaagaaaagaaaacaaaagcccttCATTCTTTCATCATCCCAACCGAAATCTGCTGGGGCCTAGGCATTCTGCTGGATGTGCATGATGTGTATCTGTTTCATTGGAGGGCCCCACCCTCTTATTATGCTTTCTTATTGTAGGGGAGCTGTGAGAGCAACCTTAATAATGTGGGGAAAGCCAGATCATTTTTGTACTAGGCAGTCTAGATTTGGATGCCAGCGATTTATAGACTAAGTTTTCAGAAAACCAGCTCCCCAGCATTTGGAGAAGTTTGGACCTGAGGAGAGTTGCAGTCCTTTTTAAAGTGGGAAAGAAGACTGTGTTAGTTTCCCAgagctactgtaacaaattactacaaacttagtggcttgaaaacAATTTATTAT
This DNA window, taken from Physeter macrocephalus isolate SW-GA chromosome 1, ASM283717v5, whole genome shotgun sequence, encodes the following:
- the ATP5PF gene encoding ATP synthase-coupling factor 6, mitochondrial; amino-acid sequence: MILQRLFRLTSVIQSAVSVSLRRNIGFTAVAFNKELDPVQKLFVDKIREYRTKRQTSGGPVDVGPEYQQELDRELFKLKQMYGKADMNTFPNFTFEDPKFEVVEKPQS